The genome window ataaacgAACAAATGTCCAGACAGGGTTGACTTTACGAATTcccggtttattaacccaactcaacacaggctactgtttggccgtagcccgcGCCAAATAAATCAAGGATCACAGTATAAAACAACTGTGACCATCTCTTGTTAAGACAAAGCGTAAGAGCGAGAACAATGGCTAAGCATGGTCTTAAATTTACGGTGCTCCACCCCCTGCCAAATCCCCCAGGCGGTTCCACCAACCACAAGGATGCCCGCAGcggaacattccaggcattcctgtggttggcagatagcaggttgactgGCACGTCGGACCCAGTGAACACTAGGTACTGGTAAATACAACACAACAAACGAACAGCATAACTCATAatacacagctgtctgtgcgggtcgctacagtacgaaatgctctgagaccatgtTGCAACATCCTGTCACATCCCACCAGATCTTCCCGTCAGATTTGGGATTTGAACCTGACTCTACCCTATAGGCTACATACACTTTTTTGAGTGTTGACAGTCAGCAAGCATAGCCTACCATCAGAGACAGATTTTGCTACCTACCCAAATGTAAGGTGTTTGTTGGAAGTAACAAACTTGTTCATGCTTGCGTTAAATCAAAATTGTATTATTAGAGATTGAGATAACATATTATGTTAACACGTGTATGTTGGGTATAATGATTGGGTGACTCATTTGGGCGATCTAGATGGATCTAACCCCTGAACCACGCCTTTACATGCGATAGATATACTCCTCTTCGTTACTTTACCATGAGGTGTCCACGCGGTCTTTCTGTGTGCTGATTGGCAAGGAGGTGCACAAACAATATATGTTTTACCAATGAGAGGGCTGTACATGCAGCAGTTCAGACGGTGCATTCACCGAAAGCATGCACAGTCCGGTAACGGGATAGTGAGTATGCGGCTGGCGAGACTGGGTTGGGATGTCTACTCGCCATCCATATAAAACCAATGCGGGGACTTGCTGTTTACAGTCAGCTCCGAATTGTACGGTTGATGATAATAAGTAGCTAACACTGTGACAGCATAGTGATTGGAATGCAATCAAACTGTTGGACATTTGTTCATCAGTAGAATTCAATAGGCTTAACTAGCTAATAATAGCGGTCGGCTATTTTCCACTTATATTTTCTTAACCACAGGGACACTGAACAAATATTAAAATGGTCATCATTACAAAGAAATTGAAGACCTTTGAGGTCGTTTTCCATGATCCTACTAAGGCTTTCTACTCCAGTGGTGATAAGGTAGCCGGGAATATTGTGGTTGAGGTGTCCGAGGTGACCAAGGTGTCCGCTATGAGAGTGTTTGGAATTGGATGCGCAAAAGTGGAGTACGCGAAAGGAAAGCACAGATGCCgtgaagacattgaatatctgaAATACGAAGATACCGTTTATCTGGACCACCAGCCTAGAGGTAATATTACAAACCTAAAATATTCAAAAAGTACATGTCTTTGTCTCGAATGTGAATATAGCCATTCAAAGCAGTCGGCAGGCTACACCCGGTGTCATCCAGCTTTTATGCACTGTCACTAGTTGGCTACTGCAGTCTGCGAGTACAGTGCACTGCGCAAAAATGGAGAATGAGAAATTATGCTTTATAGACTAGCTATATGTTTTATTTACATACGTCTATGTTTATGGATGATCAAATGCGCCAGTGGTGGTTGTTATTGGCCCATAAGCACTAGAAGTGGACCAATGGTGTCCTGTGGTCTACAGTGGATTGCACAAATAGACCAAAATATATTAACCTAAGAGAGATTGGCTAAATTCATAGTTTAATGAATGGACCATAATGTTTTTCTCTCGTCCTCAGATTCCAATGGCTCGGTCACTCTCAGACCAGGGAACAGATATGAGTTCATGTTTGGTTTTGAGCTGCCACATCCTGGGTAAGCATCAAGGACTGTAAAACCTTGTTGTTTGTTTCCTATAAAGGCATAGCATTATGTGGTAATGACAGCATCCCACAATTAAAATTCCTCCTGCTTTTGTCACAGGCAACTGGTGTCGTCGTACAAGGGGAAGTTTGGCTGTGTACAGTATTATGTCAGGGCCGTGATGGAGAGGCCTTCCCAGCCTGCCTTGCAGTGCGAGAAACACTTTGAGGTGGAGGAGCCCTTGGACGTCAACACCCCTGACCTCCTGGTACATAACAGCTCAttcacatcatcatcattatcaccacAAGGAATAATGCCACTTGATAGTTATTACATTATACACATTGCTACTTGACAGTGATTGTATTATACACCTTGTTCTCCTGAATGAGCCATGTAATGATGATGCGTGGCTTAATAATGTTAATGACAATTGTATAACTTTGCCATAACTAGCTATACATGACAGATTATAAGGTGTGGGTGGATGGTGTTAGGCTTGATGGTTGACTTGCAATCAACATGCTTGGTGATTTATGTTTAACTCATGTTAATGTTTCTCATTGTTTCTCATCCAGGCTCCAGCTGCAGGTACGAAGGAGAAGAAGCTCACCTGCATGTTCATCCCAGATGGACATGTGTCCATCAGTGCCAAGATCGACCGCAAGGGCTTCTGCGAGGGCGAGGACATCTGCATCAATGCCAAGTTTGAAAACACCTGCTCACGTATCGTGGTGCCCAAGGCAGCCATCATGGTCAAGCACACCTACCAGGCCAATGGCAGGACCAAGGTCCTGGGGCAGAAGCTCTCAGTCGTGAGGGGCAACCATCTCATCTCGGGCATGTGTGACATGTGGCAGAGCAAGACCATCCGAGTGCCTAGGCTCAAGCCCTCACTCCTGGGGTGCGACATCATTCACGTGGACTATGCCCTCAGGGTGAGTCATAAACTTGAGACAACTTGTTGCTTGATATAGGCTAATACCATAAACCTCACATTGAAAATGATTGAAAGGACTTGTGACCTAGGAATGACATCTATCTATCCATCAGATCTATGTCCATATTCCCGGCAGTGACAAGGTGTTCCTAGAGTTGCCCCTGGTCATCGGGAACATCCCCTTCAATGGCTTTGGCAGCCGCACCAACAGCATGAGCAGCCAGGCAGAGTCCCTGAACACCCCCTTCAGTAGCTTTGGGTCGCTGCGCCTCCCGTCACAACCCCCCAGCTACAGCAACATCTCCCGCGACTGCCGTATCGACTCCCCCCTCACACCGCTGCTGGTCAACTACGACGCAGATGAGGATGAAGGACTGTTCATGCGCGCCCCCGAGATTTGGTACCCTCCTCCCCCTGCCTACTCCGAGGTAGGGAGATGGAGAATAAAAGATAGACATTTAACAAATATAGTCAGTTACTAGTGAAAAGTGAAGCAGATAGCACTGAGTTTGCACTGTTGCAAATGTGGTctaattgttttctttccaactttctctttctttctttccaacTTTCTCTTAGGTCGATGAGGATCTCAAACAGCAAGGGCCATGTTCTTCGGGTCTGCTGAACCACGAGTAAGAGTTGCAATTAATCCCCGTTGTAGTCTAAGCACTGGTGGTTAGCCTTAGTGAGATCGGGGAACGGACTGGTGACTGGTTAAAGAGCAGCACAGCTGTGAAGCTGAAGACTCTTTCATGGAACAGAACTGAGATGTGGACTTGAGAGTCAAGTTGAAGTGAAATTCAGGTTGAATGAGTATGGATTGTAGATGTTGGCGTCCACTCCACATTCACTATCACCATTGCAGTCTTCAGAAACTGATcgttctacagttgaagtcgaaagtttacatacacttaggttggagtcattaaaactcgtttttcaaccactccacaaatttcttattaacaaactagttttggcaagtcggttaagacatctactttgtgcatgacacaagtcatttttccaacaattgtttagagagATTatctcacttataattcactgtatcacaattccagtgggccagaagtttacatacactaagttgactgtgcctttaaacagcttggaaaattccagaacattatgtcatggctttagaagcttctgataggctagtttacataatttgagtcaattggaggtttacctgtggatgtatttcaaggcctaccttcaaactcagtgcctctttgcttggcatcatgggaaaatcaaaagaaatcatccaagatcTCAGAAacaacattgtagacctccacaagtctggttcatccttgggagcaatttccaaatgcctgaaggtatcacgttcatctgtacaaacaatagtacgcaagtataaacaccatgggaccacgcagccgtcataccgctcaggaaggatacgtgttctgtctcctagagatgaacgtactttggtgcgaaaagtgcaaatcgatcccagaacaacagcaaaggaccttgtgaagatgctggaggaaacgggtacaaaagtatctatatccacagtaaaacgagtcctatatcgacataacctgaaaggccgctcagcaaggaagaagccactgctccaaaaccgccataaaaaagccagactacggtttgcaactgcacatggggacaaagatcatactttttggagaaatgtcctctggtctgacaaaaatagaactgtttggccataatgaccatcgttatgtttggaggaaaaagggggaggcttgcaagccgaagaacaacatcccaaccgtgaagcacgggggtggcagcatcatgttgtggaggtgctttgctgcaggagggactggtacacttcacaaaatagatggcatcatgagggggggaaattatgtggaaatatatgaggcaacatttcaagacatcagtcaggaagttaaagcttggtcacaaatgggtcttccaaatggacaatgacctcaagcatacttccaaagttgtgacaaaatggcttaaggataacaaagtcaaggtattggagtggccatcacaaagccctgacctcaatcctatagaaaatgtgtgggcagaactgaaaaagcatgtgcgagcaaggaggcctacaaacctgactcagttacaccagctctgtcaggaggaatgggccaaaattcacccaacttattgagggaagcttgtggaaggctacctgtaacgtttgacccaagttcaacaatttaaaggcaatgctaccaaatactaattgagtgtatgtaaacttctgacccactgggaatgtgatgaaagaaataaaagctgtaataaataattctctactattattctgacatttcacattcttaaaataaagtggtgatcctaactgacgtaaaacagggaatttttactaggattaaatgtcaggaattgtgaaaactgagtttaaatgtatttggctgaggtgtatgtaaacttccgacttcaactgtatgtctgtctgtaaccCTCTAGTCATTCCATGGTAGTTCTGTACTTCAGTGTGTTCGAGCATTTTGACAGTTGACATATTCTCTCAGAGGAATGAAACAATGTTAGAATTCACATCCATACATTGAGTGTGCACAGCTATCATTTTAGGTCAGACAGATACAATGCTGTGACCATGCAAAAGTAGTGAAGGGATAGAAAGTTTCAATTTTATATTCTGTTGCACTTTATGTTAATATCATTGGCTCTTAATTAGATCATAAAAAATGACATATTTTTGTATTCATAAAAGTCTTCCAGATTATACTAGGTCATTTTACAATAATGTTAACTCAGTGGTTTATGGAAGAAGAGAGTGACTTTTCATGGTAATGACCAAGCTTGCCGAATTGGAATGATTAAATGGGAGATCTACATTATGTTTTGAATTTGGGTATGTGAAAATGCGAGAAGTATTTTATATGAGGAGAACCTATTGGTAGGTTTTCTATGCAAAGAGAAAATATACAATTCTGAATTGTTTTCCTGTCTCTTTGCCTTTCTTATATTTGCTTATTTTCAAAGTCTGAAAAATTATTTGTCTCCAAAGACTCTAGATTTGACCTTAGGTAAATGAACAAATTGGAATGTGTTCTGGTTCTATTCCAGCAAGGTTGTCAATGCATTTGACCAGAAAGTAAGCCTTGTCCAAGCCAGAATGGCAGGAGCctatcctgtttctgtagcatgaggcagcttgatgtagaaGTACATctcggacaggacactagtctgttaCAGGGCCATACCCCAAATCCATCTCCTTAACACTGAGTACCAAGCAAGGAGGCATCAGGTCCCATTTTTTGG of Salvelinus alpinus chromosome 4, SLU_Salpinus.1, whole genome shotgun sequence contains these proteins:
- the LOC139573601 gene encoding thioredoxin-interacting protein-like isoform X1, translated to MVIITKKLKTFEVVFHDPTKAFYSSGDKVAGNIVVEVSEVTKVSAMRVFGIGCAKVEYAKGKHRCREDIEYLKYEDTVYLDHQPRDSNGSVTLRPGNRYEFMFGFELPHPGQLVSSYKGKFGCVQYYVRAVMERPSQPALQCEKHFEVEEPLDVNTPDLLAPAAGTKEKKLTCMFIPDGHVSISAKIDRKGFCEGEDICINAKFENTCSRIVVPKAAIMVKHTYQANGRTKVLGQKLSVVRGNHLISGMCDMWQSKTIRVPRLKPSLLGCDIIHVDYALRIYVHIPGSDKVFLELPLVIGNIPFNGFGSRTNSMSSQAESLNTPFSSFGSLRLPSQPPSYSNISRDCRIDSPLTPLLVNYDADEDEGLFMRAPEIWYPPPPAYSEVDEDLKQQGPCSSGLLNHE
- the LOC139573601 gene encoding thioredoxin-interacting protein-like isoform X2, whose amino-acid sequence is MRVFGIGCAKVEYAKGKHRCREDIEYLKYEDTVYLDHQPRDSNGSVTLRPGNRYEFMFGFELPHPGQLVSSYKGKFGCVQYYVRAVMERPSQPALQCEKHFEVEEPLDVNTPDLLAPAAGTKEKKLTCMFIPDGHVSISAKIDRKGFCEGEDICINAKFENTCSRIVVPKAAIMVKHTYQANGRTKVLGQKLSVVRGNHLISGMCDMWQSKTIRVPRLKPSLLGCDIIHVDYALRIYVHIPGSDKVFLELPLVIGNIPFNGFGSRTNSMSSQAESLNTPFSSFGSLRLPSQPPSYSNISRDCRIDSPLTPLLVNYDADEDEGLFMRAPEIWYPPPPAYSEVDEDLKQQGPCSSGLLNHE